AAAAGGCGGCTGATTGATCACAATCAGCCCCCCATGCCAAGTGCATTATTCAATGCTATCCACCTTTCCGGCTATCCCTTGTTCGCTATTGAAGAAGTTGAAGATGCCATTGAACAAGTGGGTATAAAAGTCTTGGAAATTCCGCGCGAAGCTTTGTTTTTGGCTGGAAAACATTCCTTGATTATCGAAGAAACAAGGGTACTAAAAGTTCAACCCTTCCAGATTTCTTCATAGGCGCACATGCCACAGTGTCTTCATTTGACTTAGTCACAAGGGACATCGCAAAATATAGGACTTATTTTCCAAACATAAAACTTATTTGCCCATAGTTGTCATAATCGTTTCAAGAAGGAGTATTAAACAAATTTTGAACTTTATCTCAAGCGAACAGATCCTTTCCTTCATTCGTGGCCACCCCAAAAACTATTAATTGGGTGTGGAATGACGCAAAAGCGCTCCCGGGGTTACCCCGAACATGGTTTTAAAGGCTTTGGAAAAATAACTAAGGTTGGCGTAACCGACGCTCAATGCAGCCTCCGTCACATTGATTTTACCGCTTTGAAGCAGCAGCATGGCGGTTTTCAGGCGGTGGTTGCGCAGATATTCAAAAGGGGGGACACCGTAAACCCGGCGGAAACAGCGATGTAATTTGGCTCGGCTTAATCCGACGGAACGTGCCAGTTCCGTTACGTTTGGTGGATCATCCAGGTTGTTCACAAGTACTTCAGCAGCATGGATGATCCGGTCATAATCAGAACGTTTTAATTCGTTTCCAAGACAAGTAAAGGACGGGTGAAGCTGTGCCAATTTGTGGGAAATCAATTCCATGGCCTTGCTTTCAAGGTGGATCTGCCTGGCCTTGCCGCAGTAGGGGCAATGAAGCATTTGATACAGGACCGTACGCATCAGGGCTGTGGTGGAATGAACCACGCGGTCGGCCTGCTTTTTTTCAAAGCTTTTAATTACCGGAGAGAAATAGTCTTCATCTCCTTGGGTAAAAGATGATAACATCTCGCCTTCAAGCATCAGGTATATTCTGAGCAAATGATCGGCGGGTAAATGTTGCGTCATCTCAAACTCCTTGGGGAAAGTAAAAAAACCGCTTTGTCCGGCCCGGATGTTTGATCGCGTTTTTGAAGACATCAACGAAAGATCAAATTCTCCGGCCAAGCAAAACCCCAAGCCGACCATGGGTTTTTTAAACGCACCTTGTGTCTGTATCGGCTGATGTAATGCTGTGTCCATGACAATCAGCTTCAGCCCGGAGCTGAAAACATCAATGTCCCACCTACCCCGGCCGGGTAACGAGGGTAATTCTACCTTGAATCTATTAGGCACTTCGGTCGGTTGCGGCGCTCCGGGCTTAATTATCTTCATTTGTTCATCGGCAATAAGATGCTATCAATATATAAAACATCAGGCGCCCACCATCTGCCTTTCCACCATTTTGGCAAATATCCCGTTTTGCAGCTTTAACGCATCGGGTTTGCCGCTTTCGATCACCTTGCCGTTTTCCAGGACAACGATTTGATCGGCATTGGCCACGGTGCGCATGCGGTGGGCAATGATCAGGACGGTCTTGTTTTTTATGAGTTCTGAAATACCTGCCTGAATTTTAGTTTCATTTTCCACATCAAGGGACGCGGTTGCTTCATCCAGCAACACGATGGGCGCATCCTTAAGCAGAGCCCGGGCAATGGAAATCCGCTGTCTTTCACCTCCGGAAAGGGTCTGGCCGTTTTCTCCGATCACGGTGTGATACCCGTTGGGCATTTTGCGTACGAATTCATCACATTGCGCCAGTTTGGCCACATGCATGACCTCGTCATCGGTAGCATTGCGCCGTCCAATGCGGATATTGTCCATGATGGTGGTATTAAACAGCACCACATCCTGAAATACCACGGAGTAATTTTGCAGCAGCGTTTCGGGTTCTATCTCGCTTATGTTCTGGTTGCCCAATAATATTTTGCCTGAATCGACATTCCAAAAACGCGCGGCCAGTTTTGCTGATGTACTTTTCCCGCCCCCAGAAGGCCCCACCAAGGCTGTGATCTCGCCTTGTCTGGCTTTAAATGAGACATCCTTCATGACCTGCTTGCCATTCTCGTAACCAAAATTCACCTGATCAAAAACAATATCGAAATGTTCCGGTTTAAATTCTGTTTTACCCGTTTGAATGGGCAGTGCGCCCAATTCGTTCATGCGGTTAATGCGGATATCCAAATAGAACAAGGCGGCCAGGTTATTGAATACTTCGTTGATGGGGTCAAAAATTCGTGATGCAATAATCAGGAACATGAAATAGGTAAACAGGTCAACATCACCGGTTGATAGTGAACTGGCCCCGACGATGATGACACTTGCCAGCCCCAGTTTTAACACCCCTTGGGCACAGTTTACCATGACACCGGCCATTAATTCTTCACGGATCAGGCTCTTTTCATAATCGTCCAGCTTTTGGTTCAATTCATTAAGGTATTCACCTTCATGATTATAGGCTTTTATTTCCTGGATTGTTTCCAGCCCCTCCTGGATGCATTCGCTGACGTCGCGTTTTTTATCGTAAATCCGTTTATGGCCTTTTCGCTGGGCGGTTTTCGATAACAGGATCACCGTCACGGCGACCGGCACCACCCAAAACAACGCCAGGGATAATTGCCAATTGAAAAAAAACAGCCCCGTGGCAACCAAAAGAATACTGATGATAGAGGCAAATAACTGGGGAACGGCATGGGAAAAGGTATGTTCCAGGTCGGTGTTATCGGACATAATGGTTGCGGTCAGATCGGCGAGGTCTTTTTCGCCGAAAAAAGCAAGCGGCAATTTGCGCAGCTTTTCGGCAAGCTGAATACGGCGGTTGGCACTTTCTTCGTATATGGTCGTATAGGTGCTTCGGTACTGGAGCCGGGCAATAAACCAGGTTACCGACATAAAGAATATAGCAAGTATTATGTAATACCCCATCCCTGTCCTGATCGTTTCCGATGGATTGATCCATTTACGCAGGTAATCATCAAGAAACAGGAAAACAAATACGGCCGGAAGCATGAGCGTGATGTTAAGAAGGGCCGTACAAAACGTTCCCTTAAGGAATGCCTTTGCCCCTTCGGGTGACAGAGCAAATCTTTTTTGTAATATATCAAGCATATTGCACTTCCTTTTTAATGGTCCATTCAATTGATTTTTGATATTCATTCCACATCCCGGCATATACCCCTTGCCGGTTGATTAATTCATGGTGATTCCCCTGTTCTGCAATTTTTCCTTTGTCGATGACTAAAATAGAATCCACATCCACAACACTGGTCAACCGGTGCGCAATGGTCAGAACGGTTTTGCCTTGGGTGAGTTTGCCCAACGCCTTTTGTATCAAGTGCTCGTTTTCAGGATCGCTGAAGGCCGTTGCTTCATCCAGGACCACGATGGGTGCATCTTTTAAAATGGCTCTTGCCAATGCGATTCGTTGTTGCTCTCCGCCTGAAAGATAGGTGCCGTTGGTGCCTATTTTAGTGTTCAACCCGTCGGACAGTTTATCGATTATCTTCCGGCATTGCGCCAGGTCAACCGCTTGTTCAATGGCCTGGTCCGTTGCATGGGGATTTCCATAGCGGATGTTTTCCAATAGTGTGGTTTTAAAAAGCCGGGTATTTTGGAAGACAAAAGAGACGTGCTGCATCAGTTTTTTGGGGGTGATGTCCTTAACATCGCTTCCCCCGATGGTAACCTGCCCGGTATCGGCATCCCAAAAACGGGGAACAAGGCGCGCGATGGTTGTTTTGCCACTGCCTGAGGCACCAACCAACGCATACGTCTTGCCTTCGGGAATGGTGAAACTGATGTCGTCGATTGCCTTTTGCACGCTGCCCGGGTAGGTGAAAGAGACTCCCAGAAAAGATATCTCATGGCCTGTGATGGATACGGGATTGGATGCCTCAGGCAAAGGATCAACACTGGTTAGGGTCTCTATACGGTTCACAGCTTCGGTGGCCTGGCCTATGGCTTGATTCATGTACATATTTTTCATAACACTTTGGGCAAATACCGGCGTAATCAGAACGAAAAAAAACAGATCCAGCAGTACATTGGCCAGGTTCCCCGAATTTCCCATTAATAAAATGGCTACAGGGACAAGAATATATACAAATCCATGAATGATTACGGTATAAGCCGACATGGGTTTTTCCCACATCATGGTAAACTCAGACACCATATCTTTATATCTGGTAATGCTGTTGTAAAAGTTCTTAAACGAGAATACCGTTTGTTGAAACACCTTGACCACGGGTATTCCGCGGACATACTCTACGGCTTCCGTATTCATCTCCTCGAGGGCGTCCATATATCTTTTCAGAAAATGACGGCCCCGTTTTCCCATCATTGAGTTCATGATGATCAGGGCGGCTATAATTGGGATAAGACAGGCCAGGCCAAACCAAAAATCAAAAACAAAGATGAGTACCAATGATGCAATGGGCATCATGATGCTGCCCGCAAGATCCGGCATTTGGTGAGCCAGAAATGTGTGGGTGACACTGGCATTGTCATCAATAATTTTCCGGATACGCCCACTGGTGTTGGCATCAAAAAAACCAAGCGGCAATTGCACTATTTTTTGCATGGCCTGCCTGCGCATGTTGGTTTCTGCCCGGAATGCGGCAAGATGTGACAACATGAGCGCCAGAAAATAGAGGCAAACACCACTGACGGCTGTTCCCATGGCATACCAGGCATAGGTGTTGATCAGTTCCGGTGAAGATTCTGCTTTGGATTTAAACAGTTCTCCGGCAATTAACCAGATAAAAATAAACGGCAGCATGCCCATCAGAGAGCTGATTGCAGATAAAATCAATGCACTGGGCAGCAAAGCTTTTCTGCCGCTCATATAGGCTTGCAATTTCAATAAAGTATTCATTTTTTATCCTTGTATGGTTCAAAATGGATTTAATAAACGTCTCCCAATGCCCCATGGCCCATCTTTTTTTTCCTCGCTGATGGTTTGAAATAAAGGGAAAGTCCAAGGGCCAGACATGCAGAGGCAAAAGCCACCATGACAACAGCAAGATAACCCAGACGGCCTGCCAATACTGTACTTCCGGCCGCTGCTATATTCATTACCAGGTAGTAGACACTGCATTGCAGGGTGAAATCGGTGGCTGGACTTTGTTGGGAGACGCGATCCATCATCATTGTATTCATCAGGACAGATACGCCGCCATGGACTAGAAAACAGGCGCCCAACGCACAATGAAGACGCCAATCATCAGGGGGGCCGATCACCGGCAATGCCAGGGTCAGTAAACCGATCACGTAAGCAATGGAGACGCCGATTAAAACGGGGAATCTCGCCCACTGACGAAGAAGCCAACCCGTAAAAAGAGAAGCCAATATACTAATGCCGGAACCCAGGATATTCATGGCCAGGCCGATACGTTCCATGGACCAGCCAACGTCGACCAGCATCGGTGTCAAAATCGCATAGGCGAGTGCCGCGCCGATCGGATAGATTAACAGCAATACCAGCCATTGTTTGTGCCCGGGTGTTTGCCAGAAACCCCAAAACCGGCGTAACAGCGCGTGGCTGTTTTGGGGATTGCAGGACCATGTTTTTTCCCGATAGCACAGCACCTGGAGCAGGGAGACCGTCGTGCATAATGCCATGATGACCATGCACCCTCTCCATCCCAGATAGGGATAGGCCATTAAGACAGCTCCGCCGCCAAGCAGATTGCCGAGCATCATGCCTGCTGACTGGATGCCGTTGCCCAGGCCGCGCTCTTTTGCCGAAAGCAGGCGGCATGACAAGCCATCGGTGGCGATATCCTGGGTTGATGATAAAAAAGCCAAGACTGCGCATCCGGCAAAAACGGCGTTAAATTGCGTAGCAATATCAAAGCCGCCGATGACAATCAGGCACAACACCATGCCGGTCTGGGTGAACAACAACCAGCCCCGATAATGGCCAAACCGGCCAAAACCAATGCGGTCGACCAATGGTGCCCATAAAAATTTGATGACCCAAAAGAGCATTAGAATATAGATCACTCCCAGCCGTTCCAGGGGGAACCCTTGCTGACGCATAATCGCCACCAGTGCAATCCAGAAAAAACCCAGTCCTAAATTCTGGGTTATGTAGAGACTGATCAGCAACAACCAGGTGCTCAGCGGTTTGCGCTCCATTTGTTCTGCTGTTGTTTTCATATCAGGTACGCCGCTGCATTTTAATGGTTCCTTTACTTTTGATCAAAGTTAGAACTACCTAACATGGCATAACAGGAACTTCTACCCGGATCGGGAATATTTCTGCCCGGATCGGGAATCAATTAGACAATTTGTTGATGACGGATTTTGAGGATTAAGATTTGCGGTTTTCGGCCTGCACTAAATTTTTTTCGCGTTTATCTGTTCTGTATTTTGATCCACAAAATTTTGAAGCGATTCAGAGATCCGTTCATCTCCTAAAATTCTGGCCCAGAACGCTTGTACCATCTCGGATACTTCTTCAAAGACATCTTCCGGAGACGCCTTAATCTCAAACGGCAAGACCTCACCGTTTTTAGGCGCGAATCCCATGGAACACATATCATATACGGGCAGCAGGGATAGTTTGTCCTGTTGAATCGAAAAGCTTAAATTCCCCAGGTGCATATCATTATTCTGAATCAAAATT
This window of the uncultured Desulfobacter sp. genome carries:
- a CDS encoding ABC transporter ATP-binding protein: MLDILQKRFALSPEGAKAFLKGTFCTALLNITLMLPAVFVFLFLDDYLRKWINPSETIRTGMGYYIILAIFFMSVTWFIARLQYRSTYTTIYEESANRRIQLAEKLRKLPLAFFGEKDLADLTATIMSDNTDLEHTFSHAVPQLFASIISILLVATGLFFFNWQLSLALFWVVPVAVTVILLSKTAQRKGHKRIYDKKRDVSECIQEGLETIQEIKAYNHEGEYLNELNQKLDDYEKSLIREELMAGVMVNCAQGVLKLGLASVIIVGASSLSTGDVDLFTYFMFLIIASRIFDPINEVFNNLAALFYLDIRINRMNELGALPIQTGKTEFKPEHFDIVFDQVNFGYENGKQVMKDVSFKARQGEITALVGPSGGGKSTSAKLAARFWNVDSGKILLGNQNISEIEPETLLQNYSVVFQDVVLFNTTIMDNIRIGRRNATDDEVMHVAKLAQCDEFVRKMPNGYHTVIGENGQTLSGGERQRISIARALLKDAPIVLLDEATASLDVENETKIQAGISELIKNKTVLIIAHRMRTVANADQIVVLENGKVIESGKPDALKLQNGIFAKMVERQMVGA
- a CDS encoding MFS transporter, giving the protein MKTTAEQMERKPLSTWLLLISLYITQNLGLGFFWIALVAIMRQQGFPLERLGVIYILMLFWVIKFLWAPLVDRIGFGRFGHYRGWLLFTQTGMVLCLIVIGGFDIATQFNAVFAGCAVLAFLSSTQDIATDGLSCRLLSAKERGLGNGIQSAGMMLGNLLGGGAVLMAYPYLGWRGCMVIMALCTTVSLLQVLCYREKTWSCNPQNSHALLRRFWGFWQTPGHKQWLVLLLIYPIGAALAYAILTPMLVDVGWSMERIGLAMNILGSGISILASLFTGWLLRQWARFPVLIGVSIAYVIGLLTLALPVIGPPDDWRLHCALGACFLVHGGVSVLMNTMMMDRVSQQSPATDFTLQCSVYYLVMNIAAAGSTVLAGRLGYLAVVMVAFASACLALGLSLYFKPSARKKKMGHGALGDVY
- a CDS encoding ABC transporter ATP-binding protein; translated protein: MNTLLKLQAYMSGRKALLPSALILSAISSLMGMLPFIFIWLIAGELFKSKAESSPELINTYAWYAMGTAVSGVCLYFLALMLSHLAAFRAETNMRRQAMQKIVQLPLGFFDANTSGRIRKIIDDNASVTHTFLAHQMPDLAGSIMMPIASLVLIFVFDFWFGLACLIPIIAALIIMNSMMGKRGRHFLKRYMDALEEMNTEAVEYVRGIPVVKVFQQTVFSFKNFYNSITRYKDMVSEFTMMWEKPMSAYTVIIHGFVYILVPVAILLMGNSGNLANVLLDLFFFVLITPVFAQSVMKNMYMNQAIGQATEAVNRIETLTSVDPLPEASNPVSITGHEISFLGVSFTYPGSVQKAIDDISFTIPEGKTYALVGASGSGKTTIARLVPRFWDADTGQVTIGGSDVKDITPKKLMQHVSFVFQNTRLFKTTLLENIRYGNPHATDQAIEQAVDLAQCRKIIDKLSDGLNTKIGTNGTYLSGGEQQRIALARAILKDAPIVVLDEATAFSDPENEHLIQKALGKLTQGKTVLTIAHRLTSVVDVDSILVIDKGKIAEQGNHHELINRQGVYAGMWNEYQKSIEWTIKKEVQYA
- a CDS encoding AraC family transcriptional regulator, translating into MKIIKPGAPQPTEVPNRFKVELPSLPGRGRWDIDVFSSGLKLIVMDTALHQPIQTQGAFKKPMVGLGFCLAGEFDLSLMSSKTRSNIRAGQSGFFTFPKEFEMTQHLPADHLLRIYLMLEGEMLSSFTQGDEDYFSPVIKSFEKKQADRVVHSTTALMRTVLYQMLHCPYCGKARQIHLESKAMELISHKLAQLHPSFTCLGNELKRSDYDRIIHAAEVLVNNLDDPPNVTELARSVGLSRAKLHRCFRRVYGVPPFEYLRNHRLKTAMLLLQSGKINVTEAALSVGYANLSYFSKAFKTMFGVTPGALLRHSTPN